The genome window CCTGTAGAACTCCATGCACTTTACGTCCGAAGCCGTCGAAGCGCTCGTCGAACAGCTCACTCGCCTTCCCTCCATCGGCCGCAAGACGGCGCATCGCCTCGTCTCGTACATCCTGAAGATGCCCCGCGAGGAGGTCGTCGAGATGGCGAAAGCGCTCGTTGCCGTTAAGGACCGTGTCCGCAACTGCGTCGTCTGCTTCAACGTGTGCGACGGCGAGAAGTGCTCGATCTGCACCTCGCCACGGCGGGACCAGAGCCTCATCTGCGTGGTCGAGGAATCAAACGACGTGATGGCCCTCGAACGGACGAACGAGTACACAGGCGTCTATCATGTGCTCGGCGGCGTCATCAGCCCGCTCGATGGGATAGGTCCCGAGGAGTTGCGCATCCGGGAACTGGTGGCGCGTATCCAGCCGGCGGGCGCCGGCGAGGCGGACCGCCCCGCCACCCGCGAAGTCATCCTGGCGATGAACCCCAATGTCGAGGGCGATACCACGGCCTATTACCTCGCCCAGCTGCTCAAACCCTTAGGCGTCCGCCTCACCCGCATCGCCCGGGGCCTACCCATCGGAGGAGACCTGGAATACGCCGACGAAGCCACGTTGTCGCGTGCACTGGAAGGACGCGTGGTTTTGTAACGGACAACGTTGAACGTTGAGAAACTGTTAAGATTTGCGTATTGCAAAAGGAGCAAGTCATCCCCGCGCAGGCGGGGACCCAGAAAAATGCCAATCTGATGGCTGGATCCCCGCCTTCGCGGGGATGACTATGGCTTGAGCTGTGGAAATCCCTACAGTTTATGAACGTTGAACGTTTTCTCCCCTACCCTCTGTGTTCACCCGTCGCGGCGCCCTGGCGCTTTTTATCCCCGTCCTGCTCATCCTCCTCGGCTACGTGTTGTATCCGAGCCTACGGACGTTTATCACCACGTTTCAGGACGGCAACCTCGCGGAGGTCTTCTCCTCCTGGCGGAACGCCAACGTACGGGGGCTGATCAACTCGATTTCGATCTCCCTGTTCAGCGTTTTGGGCGCCGGCGTGCTGGGTACCGCGCTGGCCTATCTCTTCTTCCGGTACGATTTCCCGATGCGGCGCACGCTCATGGCCGTCGCCGCGCTCCCGTTGGCCCTCCCACCCCTCGTCGGCGTGCTCGCGTTCCTGTTCCTTTACGGTGAGAGCGGCATCCTGCCGCGCGGCCTCAAGATGGCCTTCGGCCTGGAGGAGGTGCCGTTCGCCTTCGAGGGGCTGTGGGCCGTGTGGTTCGTCCACGTCTATACCATGTACGTCTACTTTTACCTCTTCGTCACCGCCGCGCTACGCGGGTTGGATGGGAGCCTGCTTGAGGCCTCGGCGGACCTCGGGGCGTCGGCGACGATGACGTTTCGCCGGGTGATGCTGCCCCAGCTACGCCCCGCGCTCGTCAGTTCCGCGCTGCTCGTGTTTATGATCTCGATGGCGTCGTTCACCGCGCCGCTGCTGTTCGCCGGCACCGAAAGTTTTCTCACGACGCAGATCTACAATTACAAGACCAACGGCGACCTCAACCTGTCGGCCACGGTGTCGACCGTGCTGACCGCGATTTGCCTGGTATTTCTCCTGTTGATGGAGTGGACCAACCGCCGGCGGCACACGGCCGGCGCCGCGAAAGGCGTCCGGGCCGCTCCGATGCCGGTGCGGAGCGGCTGGGCGCGCACGCTGTTCCTCGCCGGCGCCCTAGTGCTCCTGCTCTTCCTCATGCTCCCCATCGCTACCGTCGCGCTCATCTCGTTTGCCCGGGAGGGGAGTTGGACGTATCAACTGCTGCCTCAGCGGTATACGCTGGACAACTACACGGCGCTGCTGGCGGACCCGGACGTGCTTCAACCGATTCTGAACAGTCTACGGATGGCCCTGCTGGCCACGGCCGGCAACGTCGTGTTTGGCGTCGCGGCGGCGTTGGTGATCGCCAAGAGCGGCCTCCCCGGCCGCGGCGTCGTGCGGTTGCTCGCAGCCCTACCGTTCGCCATCCCGGGAACGGTCATCGCGATCAACCTGATCGTCACCTTCAACGAGGCCACTCCGCTTTCCTTTGGCCAGATCCTCGTCGGCAGCTTCTGGATCCTGCCGCT of Rhodothermales bacterium contains these proteins:
- the recR gene encoding recombination mediator RecR codes for the protein MHFTSEAVEALVEQLTRLPSIGRKTAHRLVSYILKMPREEVVEMAKALVAVKDRVRNCVVCFNVCDGEKCSICTSPRRDQSLICVVEESNDVMALERTNEYTGVYHVLGGVISPLDGIGPEELRIRELVARIQPAGAGEADRPATREVILAMNPNVEGDTTAYYLAQLLKPLGVRLTRIARGLPIGGDLEYADEATLSRALEGRVVL
- a CDS encoding iron ABC transporter permease; protein product: MFTRRGALALFIPVLLILLGYVLYPSLRTFITTFQDGNLAEVFSSWRNANVRGLINSISISLFSVLGAGVLGTALAYLFFRYDFPMRRTLMAVAALPLALPPLVGVLAFLFLYGESGILPRGLKMAFGLEEVPFAFEGLWAVWFVHVYTMYVYFYLFVTAALRGLDGSLLEASADLGASATMTFRRVMLPQLRPALVSSALLVFMISMASFTAPLLFAGTESFLTTQIYNYKTNGDLNLSATVSTVLTAICLVFLLLMEWTNRRRHTAGAAKGVRAAPMPVRSGWARTLFLAGALVLLLFLMLPIATVALISFAREGSWTYQLLPQRYTLDNYTALLADPDVLQPILNSLRMALLATAGNVVFGVAAALVIAKSGLPGRGVVRLLAALPFAIPGTVIAINLIVTFNEATPLSFGQILVGSFWILPLAYFVRHIPFVVRSTVAALETYDDRLTEASADLGARFGTTFRRIVLPVIGPGVLAGTLLTFVTALGEFVSSIVLYVYTNRPISVEILSQLRLYEFGSAAAYSVFLMLLIGASTLVVRRLGGSDSVRQTA